One window from the genome of Bradyrhizobium xenonodulans encodes:
- a CDS encoding DUF1045 domain-containing protein has translation MTGFPRYAIYFAAGSDSALTRFGAELLGYDAYTGDEVSFPHEALHVAPDWRDITADPRKYGFHGTLKAPMTLASGKTETELAAVCAAFAGKARPIPVVRPVVDSISGFIAVIPAEPVGALQEFAAECVREFDSFRPDLTAEDRARRKPDKLSERQRDYLDRWGYPYVMEEFRFHMTLTGRLDAERRGPILEMLRARFAALQLDALAIDRLALFKQDDATARFRIIGEWALAQ, from the coding sequence ATGACAGGTTTTCCCCGCTACGCGATCTATTTTGCCGCAGGCAGTGACAGCGCCCTCACCCGTTTCGGCGCTGAGCTGCTCGGCTACGATGCCTATACGGGCGACGAGGTTTCGTTTCCGCATGAGGCACTGCATGTCGCGCCGGACTGGCGCGACATCACCGCCGATCCCCGCAAATACGGCTTTCACGGCACGCTGAAGGCGCCGATGACGCTGGCGTCCGGCAAGACTGAGACCGAGCTCGCCGCGGTCTGCGCGGCATTCGCCGGCAAGGCGCGGCCGATCCCGGTGGTCCGGCCGGTCGTCGATTCCATCAGCGGCTTCATCGCCGTCATTCCGGCCGAGCCCGTCGGTGCGCTGCAAGAATTCGCCGCCGAGTGCGTTCGCGAATTCGACTCTTTTCGTCCAGACCTGACGGCCGAGGACCGTGCGCGGCGCAAGCCCGACAAGCTGAGCGAACGGCAGCGCGATTATCTTGACCGCTGGGGCTATCCCTACGTGATGGAAGAATTCCGCTTCCACATGACGCTGACGGGGCGGCTGGATGCGGAACGGCGCGGGCCGATTCTGGAGATGCTGAGGGCGCGGTTTGCGGCGTTGCAGCTCGATGCGCTGGCGATCGATCGGCTCGCGCTGTTCAAGCAGGACGATGCGACGGCAAGATTCCGCATCATCGGCGAGTGGGCCTTGGCGCAGTAG
- a CDS encoding alpha-D-ribose 1-methylphosphonate 5-triphosphate diphosphatase codes for MTDIFLEGGRALIGAELVETSISVSGMDIAQVDASRGRARLAIDARNLLVLPGIVDLHGDAFERQMMPRAGVDFPIDVALADSDRQAISNGITTVFHATTCSWEPGLRSTTNARGLMEAIERQRPQFAADTRFHLRHETYNLDAEQEMSQWLTEGRVDLFAFNDHMDGVVADISNPRKRNRMVERTGLSSEDFDRLVERVVSRAADVPASVSRLAAAARAAEVRMLSHDDATPAMRGEYRAMGALIAEFPINEETAQAAASHGDAIVYGAPNVVRGGSHTGWTRASDMIAKGLCSVLASDYYYPAQLLAAFRLAADGVVPLTKAWDLVSGGPARATGLTDRGVLAEGYRADILLVDDTVKLRPRLIAVISGGKLVHLTDAARLLAAAATPREAVVAA; via the coding sequence GTGACAGACATTTTCCTTGAAGGCGGTCGGGCTCTGATCGGCGCCGAGCTCGTCGAGACCTCGATCAGCGTCTCCGGAATGGACATAGCGCAGGTCGATGCCTCCCGCGGCCGCGCGCGCCTTGCGATCGACGCACGCAACCTGCTGGTGCTGCCCGGCATCGTCGATCTGCACGGCGATGCCTTCGAGCGCCAGATGATGCCGCGCGCCGGCGTCGACTTCCCGATCGACGTCGCGCTCGCCGACAGCGACCGCCAGGCGATCAGCAACGGCATCACCACTGTATTCCACGCCACGACCTGCTCGTGGGAGCCGGGCCTGCGCAGCACAACCAACGCGCGCGGCCTGATGGAGGCGATCGAGCGGCAGCGCCCGCAATTCGCCGCCGACACCCGCTTCCATTTGCGCCACGAGACCTACAATCTCGACGCCGAGCAAGAGATGAGCCAGTGGCTCACTGAGGGCCGCGTCGACCTGTTCGCCTTCAACGACCACATGGACGGGGTCGTTGCCGACATCTCCAATCCGCGCAAGCGCAACCGCATGGTGGAGCGCACCGGGCTGTCGAGCGAGGATTTCGACCGGCTGGTCGAACGCGTCGTATCCCGCGCTGCGGATGTGCCGGCTTCCGTTTCGCGGCTGGCTGCTGCCGCCCGCGCCGCCGAGGTGCGGATGCTCTCGCATGACGATGCGACGCCGGCGATGCGCGGGGAGTATCGCGCCATGGGCGCGCTGATCGCGGAGTTTCCGATCAACGAGGAGACGGCGCAGGCGGCGGCAAGCCACGGCGATGCCATCGTCTATGGCGCGCCGAACGTCGTGCGCGGCGGCAGCCACACCGGCTGGACCAGGGCTTCCGACATGATCGCCAAGGGGCTCTGCTCGGTGCTGGCGTCGGACTATTATTATCCGGCGCAGCTTCTCGCTGCGTTTCGCCTCGCCGCCGATGGCGTGGTGCCGCTGACGAAGGCCTGGGATCTGGTCTCCGGGGGGCCGGCACGCGCGACCGGCCTGACTGATCGCGGCGTGCTCGCCGAAGGATACCGCGCCGACATCCTGCTGGTCGATGACACCGTGAAGCTGCGGCCGCGGCTGATCGCCGTGATATCCGGCGGCAAGCTCGTGCATCTCACCGATGCGGCACGGCTGCTCGCAGCGGCGGCGACGCCGCGCGAGGCTGTCGTCGCGGCATAA
- a CDS encoding dihydrodipicolinate synthase family protein — protein MPVTPHKAQRPYRGVFPVAPTIFDERGELDLDGQRRCIDFMIDAGSSGLCILANFSEQFVLTDAERESVMHAVLEHVAGRVPVIVTTTHFSSAVCAARSQQAEAAGAAMVMVMPPYHGATFRVPEKGIVEFFKVLSGAINIPIMIQDAPVAGTPLSVELLARLAREFSNIRYFKIEVPGAASKLRSLIEAGGKDIEGPWDGEEAITLLADLDAGATGAMTGGGYPDGIRQIIDPYFAGKREEAKAAYERWLPLINYENRQCGLIACKAMMQAGGVIKSDAVRHPLQPLHPATRAGLLELAKERDALALRWGK, from the coding sequence ATGCCGGTCACCCCACACAAGGCCCAGCGCCCCTATCGCGGCGTGTTCCCGGTCGCTCCCACCATCTTCGACGAGCGTGGCGAGCTCGATCTCGACGGGCAGCGCCGCTGCATCGATTTCATGATCGATGCCGGCTCGAGCGGCCTCTGCATCCTCGCCAATTTCTCCGAGCAGTTCGTGCTCACCGATGCCGAGCGCGAAAGCGTGATGCACGCGGTGCTGGAGCATGTCGCGGGACGGGTGCCCGTCATCGTCACCACCACGCATTTCAGCTCCGCCGTCTGCGCCGCGCGCAGCCAGCAGGCCGAGGCGGCGGGCGCCGCGATGGTGATGGTGATGCCGCCCTACCACGGCGCGACCTTCCGCGTGCCCGAGAAGGGCATCGTCGAATTCTTCAAGGTACTGTCGGGCGCGATCAATATTCCGATCATGATCCAGGACGCGCCGGTCGCCGGCACGCCGCTGTCGGTCGAGCTGCTGGCGCGGCTGGCGCGCGAGTTCTCCAACATCCGCTATTTCAAGATCGAGGTGCCGGGCGCGGCGTCGAAGCTGCGCAGCCTGATCGAGGCGGGCGGCAAGGACATCGAGGGTCCCTGGGATGGCGAGGAGGCGATCACGCTGCTCGCCGATCTCGACGCCGGCGCCACCGGCGCCATGACCGGCGGCGGCTATCCCGACGGCATCCGCCAGATCATCGATCCCTATTTTGCAGGCAAGCGCGAGGAGGCGAAGGCCGCCTATGAGCGCTGGCTGCCGCTGATCAATTACGAGAACCGTCAATGCGGCCTGATCGCCTGCAAGGCCATGATGCAGGCCGGCGGCGTGATCAAGTCGGACGCCGTGCGGCATCCCCTGCAGCCGCTGCATCCGGCGACGCGCGCGGGATTGCTGGAGCTCGCCAAGGAGCGCGACGCGCTGGCGCTGCGGTGGGGCAAGTAA
- the phnC gene encoding phosphonate ABC transporter ATP-binding protein: MLVVEGLTCRFGAKAAVDDASFQVSPGGFVGVIGRSGAGKSTMLRMINRLATPTQGRILFDGLDVTALRGKELRQWRARSAMIFQQFNLVGRLDVLTNVLMGRLATMPAWRSLTQTWPEHDKALAMSALEQFDIASLAAQRADQLSGGQQQRVAIARALVQQPDIILADEPIASLDPRNTKIVMDALLRINKHFGITVLCNLHSLDLARSYCDRLIGMAQGRVVFDGAPAALTDHVARELYDLEATDVMGGMPVPAPEGVPALGTAAAA; the protein is encoded by the coding sequence ATGCTGGTGGTTGAAGGTCTGACGTGCCGCTTCGGCGCAAAAGCCGCGGTGGACGACGCTTCGTTTCAAGTCTCCCCCGGCGGCTTCGTCGGTGTGATCGGGCGCTCCGGCGCCGGCAAGTCGACCATGCTGCGCATGATCAATCGCCTGGCGACGCCGACGCAGGGCCGCATCCTGTTCGACGGCCTCGACGTCACGGCGCTGCGCGGCAAGGAATTACGTCAGTGGCGCGCGCGCTCGGCGATGATCTTCCAGCAGTTCAACCTGGTCGGCCGGCTCGACGTTCTCACCAACGTCCTGATGGGGCGGCTCGCGACGATGCCGGCCTGGCGCTCGCTGACGCAGACCTGGCCCGAGCACGACAAGGCGCTGGCGATGTCCGCGCTCGAGCAGTTCGACATCGCCTCGCTCGCCGCCCAGCGCGCCGACCAGCTCTCCGGCGGCCAGCAGCAGCGTGTCGCGATCGCCCGCGCGCTGGTGCAGCAGCCCGACATCATCCTCGCCGACGAGCCGATCGCCTCGCTCGACCCGCGCAACACCAAGATCGTCATGGATGCGCTGCTGCGCATCAACAAGCATTTCGGCATCACCGTGCTCTGCAATCTGCATTCGCTCGATCTGGCCCGCAGCTATTGCGACCGCCTGATCGGCATGGCGCAGGGTCGTGTGGTGTTCGACGGCGCGCCGGCCGCGCTGACCGATCACGTCGCGCGCGAGCTTTACGATCTCGAAGCCACCGATGTCATGGGCGGCATGCCGGTCCCGGCGCCCGAGGGCGTGCCGGCACTTGGAACGGCCGCGGCGGCCTAA
- a CDS encoding selenium-binding protein SBP56-related protein, whose protein sequence is MTMRPDPTFHASPRLAMEAPAENFAYTLLLSPDFSKPDALAVIDVKPGSPTYSQIVHTVTMPNKGDEFHHFGWNACSSALSPLAGHAFIERRYLIIPGLRSSRIYIIDTKPDPTQARIHKIIEPEEVFKKTGYSRPHTIHCGPDGIYVSTLGGGGKDGTDGPPGVFIMDCETFEVLGRWEIDRGPQTRHYDFWWNLPRDYMVTSEWALPPQFENGIVPEDLLSNKYGHCLHFWDLRARRNVQTIDLGANHQMALEVRPAHDPVREYGFVGVVVDTTNLEASIWTWWREGGKFHAEKTATIPPEPADKEKLPPLLQGFGAVPPLVTDIDLSMDDRFLYVSCWGTGEMRQYDVSDPRKPKLAGSVHIGGIARRTPHPNGKAFAAGPQMVEISRDGKRVYWTNSLYSTWDDQFYPDGVPGVEVMANVGHNGGLELDKDYFVSFPDGYRAHQIRLEGGDCSTDSFCYPSV, encoded by the coding sequence ATGACGATGAGGCCGGATCCCACCTTTCACGCATCGCCCAGGCTCGCGATGGAAGCACCTGCGGAGAACTTTGCCTACACGTTGTTGCTCAGTCCGGATTTCTCGAAGCCGGATGCTCTCGCGGTTATCGACGTCAAGCCCGGATCGCCGACCTACAGCCAGATCGTCCACACCGTGACGATGCCCAACAAGGGCGATGAGTTTCATCATTTCGGCTGGAATGCCTGCTCCTCCGCCTTGTCTCCGCTCGCCGGACACGCGTTCATCGAGCGGCGCTATCTCATCATCCCCGGGCTGCGCTCGTCGCGGATCTACATCATCGATACCAAGCCCGATCCGACCCAAGCCAGGATCCACAAGATCATCGAGCCCGAGGAAGTCTTCAAGAAGACCGGCTACTCGCGGCCGCACACCATCCATTGCGGGCCGGACGGCATTTATGTGAGCACGCTGGGTGGCGGCGGCAAGGACGGCACCGACGGACCTCCAGGCGTCTTCATCATGGATTGCGAGACGTTCGAGGTCCTTGGACGATGGGAGATCGACCGCGGTCCGCAGACGCGGCACTATGATTTCTGGTGGAACCTGCCGCGCGACTACATGGTGACGAGCGAATGGGCGTTGCCGCCGCAGTTCGAGAACGGGATCGTCCCGGAGGATCTGCTGTCGAACAAATATGGCCATTGCCTCCACTTCTGGGATCTCCGCGCCCGGCGCAACGTGCAGACCATCGACCTCGGCGCCAATCATCAGATGGCGCTGGAGGTGCGGCCCGCGCACGATCCGGTTCGCGAATACGGCTTCGTCGGCGTCGTGGTCGACACCACCAACCTCGAAGCATCGATCTGGACCTGGTGGCGCGAAGGCGGGAAATTCCATGCCGAGAAGACGGCGACGATCCCGCCCGAACCCGCGGATAAGGAGAAGCTCCCGCCGCTGCTGCAGGGATTTGGCGCCGTGCCGCCGCTGGTGACCGACATCGACCTGTCGATGGACGACCGGTTTCTCTATGTCTCGTGCTGGGGCACGGGTGAAATGCGCCAATACGACGTCAGTGATCCGCGCAAGCCGAAGCTTGCAGGCTCGGTTCATATCGGCGGCATCGCGCGCCGCACGCCGCATCCGAACGGCAAGGCCTTTGCGGCAGGTCCGCAGATGGTCGAGATCAGCCGCGACGGCAAGCGCGTGTACTGGACCAATTCGCTCTATTCCACCTGGGACGACCAGTTCTATCCCGATGGGGTTCCTGGCGTGGAGGTCATGGCCAATGTCGGTCACAACGGCGGCCTCGAGCTCGACAAGGACTATTTCGTCAGCTTCCCCGACGGGTATCGTGCGCACCAGATCAGGCTGGAGGGCGGCGATTGTTCGACGGACTCCTTTTGCTACCCGTCGGTCTAG
- a CDS encoding transferase hexapeptide repeat family protein — MAAKLLSVQPTIDPTAKLHETRLGAYTEVGARTILHEVAMGDYSYVVNDSQITYTTIGKFCSIAAMTRINPGNHPMHRATQAHFTYRSSTYFEGESDDAEFFDWRRQHHVHIGHDVWIGHGAIVLPGRNIGTGAVIAAGAIITKDVPAYTIVAGNPARIVRRRFSEEIAGRLARLAWWDWDHDKLRAALPDFRRLGIEDFLATYEARTNSSRSSKKSAIA; from the coding sequence ATGGCCGCCAAGCTCCTTTCGGTCCAGCCGACCATCGATCCCACGGCGAAGCTCCATGAGACCAGGCTCGGCGCCTATACCGAGGTCGGCGCGCGCACCATCCTGCACGAAGTGGCCATGGGCGATTACTCCTATGTCGTGAACGATTCCCAGATCACCTACACCACCATCGGAAAGTTCTGCTCGATCGCAGCCATGACGCGGATCAATCCGGGCAATCATCCGATGCACCGCGCGACGCAGGCGCATTTCACTTATCGTTCGAGCACCTACTTCGAAGGTGAGAGCGACGACGCCGAGTTCTTCGACTGGCGCCGCCAGCATCATGTCCATATCGGCCATGACGTCTGGATCGGCCATGGCGCCATCGTGCTGCCGGGCCGTAACATCGGCACCGGCGCAGTGATCGCGGCCGGCGCCATCATCACCAAGGACGTGCCGGCCTACACCATCGTCGCCGGCAATCCGGCGCGCATCGTGCGGCGGCGGTTCTCGGAGGAGATCGCCGGCCGGCTCGCACGCCTCGCCTGGTGGGACTGGGATCACGACAAATTGCGTGCAGCGCTGCCCGATTTCCGCCGGCTCGGGATTGAAGATTTCCTCGCGACATATGAAGCACGGACAAATTCCTCCCGCAGCAGCAAGAAAAGCGCCATCGCGTGA
- a CDS encoding methyl-accepting chemotaxis protein, giving the protein MFKKSVSSLLLTLMALLAAGALASTAFQMAGAFGRYSDSLETARLAAADKAIFHGVLSLRNNRGDAQSAILGEDDPRAKLEAAEKAEQAGFDAIGVALATVDFARRDELASTLKQRWGDAAPQFQLFYDEAKRPRAERKIERTNSWYDAVTKVIDTANLASTAVSNRAWMNDPYIARMIQVRRFAWQVRDRYGIHCSSLRSNVNASRPLDDAQKRSVAQWDGTITSGWAGMAELLAAPDVTAELVTAAADAKAKTDGVLKQIGDLTKNFDGSGKPAMSAADWNTLCQSPFPLIVGVANKALDQSIARAETVQAKALTNLVVQSLAFLLALAVTMAGVYVVRNRLMRPVRAILDAIARIGARDYATPVPQSRHPDEFGTMAAALESLRESAATAERLGQERESQQALQLARSGTVDEACRTFDDAVQAVIHSVAASAKELDATATDVRTLVSESSSQTAAVSSAAEQATNNLETIAAATEELSASVGEISAQVQSSAREAREAVSQAERTNATVEILDQTASRIGEVVKMINAIAGQTNLLALNATIEAARAGEAGRGFAVVAGEVKSLAAQTATATEEISRQVEEIQGATGQAVTAIRSIGGAISGIDEKMTAIAAAVEEQRAATTEISRNFQQAAQGTREVTDTIGSVARLNQETGNAGSVLSESVKKMSADADRLRVAVEGFLGAVKTA; this is encoded by the coding sequence ATGTTTAAGAAATCGGTAAGCTCGCTTCTCCTGACGTTGATGGCCCTGCTGGCCGCCGGCGCATTGGCCTCTACGGCGTTCCAGATGGCCGGGGCCTTCGGCCGCTACAGCGACAGTCTCGAAACGGCACGGCTTGCTGCCGCCGACAAGGCCATCTTCCACGGCGTACTGTCGCTGCGCAACAATCGCGGCGATGCCCAGAGCGCGATCCTTGGCGAGGACGATCCGCGCGCCAAGCTCGAAGCGGCGGAGAAGGCCGAGCAGGCCGGCTTTGACGCCATTGGTGTCGCGCTCGCAACCGTCGATTTCGCCCGCCGCGACGAACTCGCCAGCACGCTGAAGCAGCGCTGGGGCGATGCCGCGCCGCAATTCCAGCTGTTCTATGACGAGGCCAAGCGTCCCCGCGCCGAGCGCAAGATCGAGCGGACCAATTCCTGGTACGATGCCGTCACCAAGGTCATCGACACCGCCAACCTCGCCTCCACCGCGGTGTCGAACCGCGCCTGGATGAACGATCCCTACATCGCCCGCATGATCCAGGTCCGCCGCTTCGCCTGGCAGGTGCGCGATCGCTACGGCATCCATTGCTCGTCGCTTCGCTCGAACGTCAATGCCAGCAGGCCGCTCGACGACGCCCAGAAGCGATCCGTGGCGCAATGGGATGGCACCATCACCTCCGGCTGGGCTGGCATGGCCGAGCTGCTGGCTGCGCCCGACGTGACGGCGGAGCTGGTGACGGCGGCAGCGGACGCAAAGGCCAAGACCGACGGGGTCCTGAAGCAGATCGGCGACCTCACGAAGAATTTCGACGGCAGCGGCAAGCCCGCGATGTCCGCCGCGGACTGGAACACGCTGTGCCAGTCGCCGTTCCCGCTCATTGTCGGGGTCGCAAACAAGGCGCTGGATCAGTCGATCGCGCGGGCCGAGACCGTGCAGGCCAAGGCGCTCACCAATCTCGTCGTGCAGTCGCTCGCATTCCTGCTCGCGCTCGCCGTGACCATGGCCGGCGTGTATGTGGTGCGCAATCGCCTGATGCGCCCGGTCCGCGCCATTCTCGACGCCATCGCACGCATCGGTGCCCGCGACTATGCGACGCCGGTGCCGCAATCCCGGCATCCCGACGAGTTCGGAACCATGGCCGCGGCGCTCGAAAGCCTGCGCGAGAGCGCGGCAACCGCCGAGCGTCTTGGCCAGGAGCGCGAATCGCAACAGGCCTTGCAGCTCGCCCGCTCCGGCACCGTGGACGAGGCCTGCCGCACCTTCGACGACGCCGTGCAGGCGGTGATCCACAGCGTCGCAGCGTCGGCGAAGGAGCTCGATGCCACCGCGACCGATGTCCGCACGCTGGTGTCGGAATCGAGCAGCCAGACCGCGGCAGTCTCCTCCGCCGCCGAGCAGGCCACCAACAATCTCGAGACCATTGCGGCCGCGACCGAAGAACTCTCCGCGTCCGTCGGCGAGATCTCCGCGCAGGTGCAGTCCAGCGCCCGCGAAGCACGCGAGGCCGTCTCGCAGGCCGAGCGGACCAACGCCACGGTCGAGATCCTCGACCAGACCGCGAGCCGGATCGGCGAGGTCGTGAAGATGATCAACGCCATCGCCGGCCAGACCAACCTCCTGGCGCTCAACGCCACCATCGAGGCCGCGCGTGCGGGCGAGGCGGGCCGCGGTTTTGCCGTGGTCGCCGGCGAGGTCAAGAGTCTCGCGGCCCAGACCGCAACGGCGACGGAAGAAATTTCCCGCCAGGTCGAGGAGATCCAGGGCGCGACCGGCCAGGCCGTGACCGCGATCCGCTCGATCGGCGGCGCCATCAGCGGCATCGACGAGAAGATGACGGCAATTGCCGCCGCCGTCGAAGAGCAGCGCGCGGCCACCACCGAGATCTCGCGCAACTTCCAGCAGGCGGCGCAGGGAACCCGCGAGGTCACCGACACCATCGGCAGCGTCGCCAGGCTCAACCAGGAGACCGGGAACGCCGGCTCGGTGCTGTCGGAATCCGTGAAGAAGATGTCGGCCGACGCCGATCGTCTCCGCGTCGCGGTCGAGGGCTTTTTGGGAGCCGTGAAGACCGCATAG
- the phnD gene encoding phosphonate ABC transporter substrate-binding protein, producing the protein MITRRLVLAGAAALAFTASASAEDWKVKYPELTFAVVPAENASGVTERWAPFMSYLSKELGVKVTLRIANDYAAVIEGQRAGNIHIASYGSASFARARLTGVKTDAFANDINADGSTGYYSVFFVKANSAYKSIDQLKGKNLGLVDPNSTSGNNVPRFELDKMGIADADGYFGKVVFTGSHENAMLALAQGTVDVAANQWTSDDDSTLAQMLTKGMLKNADGSPMKKDDFRIIHKSAAIINGPYAYNSDLPDDAKAAITKAFFDAPAKDKVAFDRLQDGQKKGFHSATTKDWDGTIELIKFVDALRKKKAS; encoded by the coding sequence ATGATCACTCGCAGATTAGTTCTCGCCGGCGCTGCCGCGCTTGCCTTCACCGCCTCCGCTTCCGCCGAAGACTGGAAAGTCAAATATCCCGAGCTGACCTTCGCAGTTGTTCCGGCCGAGAACGCCTCCGGCGTCACCGAGCGCTGGGCGCCGTTCATGAGCTATCTCTCCAAGGAATTGGGCGTGAAGGTCACGCTGCGCATCGCCAACGACTACGCCGCCGTCATCGAAGGCCAGCGCGCCGGCAATATCCACATCGCGAGCTACGGCTCGGCCTCGTTCGCGCGCGCCCGCCTGACCGGCGTCAAGACCGATGCCTTTGCCAACGACATCAACGCCGACGGCTCGACCGGCTATTACTCCGTGTTCTTCGTCAAGGCGAACAGCGCCTACAAGAGCATCGACCAGCTCAAGGGCAAGAACCTCGGCCTCGTCGATCCGAACTCGACCTCCGGCAACAACGTGCCGCGCTTCGAGCTCGACAAGATGGGCATCGCCGACGCTGACGGCTATTTCGGCAAGGTCGTGTTCACCGGCAGCCACGAGAACGCGATGCTGGCGCTGGCGCAGGGCACGGTCGACGTCGCCGCCAACCAGTGGACCAGCGACGACGATTCGACGTTGGCGCAGATGCTGACCAAGGGCATGCTGAAGAACGCCGACGGCTCGCCGATGAAGAAGGACGATTTCCGCATCATCCACAAGTCGGCGGCGATCATCAACGGCCCCTATGCCTATAACTCCGACCTGCCGGACGACGCCAAGGCGGCGATCACCAAGGCGTTCTTCGATGCGCCGGCCAAGGACAAGGTGGCCTTCGATCGCCTCCAGGATGGCCAGAAGAAGGGTTTTCATTCCGCCACCACCAAGGATTGGGATGGCACGATCGAGCTGATCAAGTTCGTCGATGCACTGCGTAAGAAGAAGGCGTCCTGA